A single Blastococcus colisei DNA region contains:
- a CDS encoding Rho termination factor N-terminal domain-containing protein — MSNETPDTPGLSETELRQMKVDELRDKAQEAGVSGASSMKKDELVEAISHAYREDGSHESDGSAGPANGTGEGEAGLPGDRGPDDGQLRTGEQTSKSLKYSQEITSLEDDPEREGRSLATTSHEVIRRWAEERSAVPATVEGTEHGDHLGVLRFDFGGDSERLRHVSWDEWFETFDVRKLNFLYQDQRKDGNQSNFFRLESPDREDA, encoded by the coding sequence ATGAGCAACGAGACCCCCGACACCCCGGGGCTGAGCGAGACCGAGCTGCGGCAGATGAAGGTCGACGAACTCCGGGACAAGGCCCAGGAGGCCGGCGTCAGCGGCGCCTCCTCCATGAAGAAGGACGAGCTGGTCGAGGCCATCTCCCATGCCTACCGCGAGGACGGTAGCCACGAGAGCGACGGGTCGGCCGGCCCCGCGAACGGGACCGGTGAGGGAGAGGCTGGACTGCCCGGCGACCGCGGTCCCGACGACGGGCAGCTGCGCACCGGCGAGCAGACGTCCAAGTCACTCAAGTACTCGCAGGAGATCACCTCCCTCGAGGACGATCCCGAGCGCGAAGGTCGGAGCCTGGCCACCACGAGCCACGAGGTCATCCGCCGGTGGGCCGAGGAACGCAGCGCGGTACCGGCGACCGTGGAAGGCACGGAGCATGGTGACCATCTCGGCGTGCTGCGCTTCGACTTCGGCGGGGACTCCGAGCGGCTGCGACACGTGAGCTGGGACGAGTGGTTCGAGACCTTCGACGTCCGCAAGCTCAACTTCCTCTACCAGGATCAGCGCAAGGACGGGAATCAGAGCAACTTCTTCCGTCTGGAGAGCCCCGACCGCGAGGACGCCTGA
- a CDS encoding endonuclease V yields MDADAVLAEQQRLAALQPSAWYPERTPLEVAAAVVTYGCGGQGHSGADEPAWASAVLLRGSQLIAARVLEGVARAGYVPALLAVREGPLLAAAVESLGTRPDVLLLAAAGRDHPRRAGLALHLGAMLDVPSIGVTDRPLLARGAQPGAHRGDTSPLLLHGAEVARWVRTATGVRPLAAHAAWRTTATVAATVLLTTTSGVRTPQPLREARRLAREARDRRRVERPGW; encoded by the coding sequence GTGGACGCCGATGCCGTCCTGGCCGAGCAGCAGCGGCTGGCCGCCCTGCAGCCATCGGCCTGGTACCCCGAGAGGACGCCCCTCGAGGTGGCGGCCGCGGTCGTGACCTACGGCTGCGGCGGCCAGGGACACAGCGGGGCCGATGAACCCGCCTGGGCGAGCGCTGTCCTGCTGCGCGGATCGCAGCTCATCGCCGCGCGGGTCCTCGAAGGCGTCGCCCGAGCCGGCTACGTCCCTGCCTTGCTGGCCGTTCGCGAGGGGCCGCTGCTCGCCGCAGCGGTGGAGTCCCTCGGGACACGGCCCGACGTCCTCCTCCTCGCCGCCGCTGGCCGGGATCATCCTCGACGTGCAGGCCTCGCCCTGCACCTGGGCGCCATGCTCGACGTCCCGAGCATCGGCGTCACCGACCGTCCCCTCCTCGCTCGGGGCGCTCAGCCCGGGGCCCACCGCGGGGACACCTCTCCGCTGCTGCTCCACGGCGCCGAGGTCGCGCGCTGGGTGCGGACGGCGACGGGCGTTCGTCCGCTCGCCGCCCACGCCGCGTGGCGCACCACCGCAACCGTGGCCGCCACCGTCCTGCTCACGACGACCTCAGGGGTACGGACACCGCAGCCCCTGCGCGAAGCACGTCGACTGGCCCGGGAGGCCCGGGACCGACGACGAGTCGAGCGACCTGGTTGGTGA